The window ctcaataacatgtccgagaactgagtccatgtaagtgaagctgcctcagccggactactcaactcataagcacgccaccactgataggctgctcctatAAGCTGGAATGTTAGTAaaggaaaccccactcgactccgctacacccatagtacggagaatacggtgacactcctccaaaaaaccctgggcatcctctgacaccaatccactgaaagtaggagggtggtacttcttgtacctctcaagtctgagctgctccgccttagaaactgttgccctaacctcggaCTAAGCTGGAGCTACCGGTTGTATCAgtataatctctggaacctggtcgacctgaaccagctgctctagagtaccggcgacgggagtttgtgctcctcccccggcctgagatgtggcaggagcaagtggaatcaatccagcctgagctaaggtgctgaacatgcttagAAACTAGGCTAGAGTCTCATGGAGGGTtggtgcagcaacaggtacctcaggtgtctgctctccagctggagctactgggggctcctctgttgcagctcgtgcgggtgctctggctgcaccgcgtggacGTCATCGGCCTCTACTCCGgtcccggcctctcgcggctctagcaaggggcgtgggtgcctggtcgtcagatcctccggtacgggtcctcaccatctgtgagaaagaatagaaaaaagaagtttagaatttgaTGCCAACAACTTCGCACGACAAGGAGTCAAAGAAGTATAAttgttcctaacagttccatagcctctcgaagataggtacagacgttttcataccgatccgcgagactctactaaaccgacttgtgactcacgacacctatgaacctagagctatgataccaatttgtcacgacccgaaatccctcCGTAtaatgtcatgacggcacctaatctctgcaactaggtaagcctaacaaattgcgaaaaataacaaaacgaaagtaaaatttggcaACTAGCagcagtggataactgaataactagtaaaAATGCCGCCCGACATGTACAATAATCAATACTCTATAattacacagtcttcccaaaacccgaaatatcgtaagtcacaagctacaaaaggaaactagtatctctatacactagagtttaataaaagaagtacagaaggtaattgacataggggagaatagaaggggactcagAAGTCTGAGGACGtgacagatgtaccttgaagtctccgtacagcagcaagcactctcagctaatagcggggctgataagaagtgcCTGGATCTGCAGACAacaacatgtgcagaagagtagcatgagtacaccacaacggtacctagtaagtgtcaagcctaacctcggtcgagtagtgacgaggtcaggtcaagcccactggtaaataataaataaggcaggagaatatatacagtataataagagtCTAGAATTTAATAAAAGGAAGCATAACAAGGCAGTAGTACAACATACATGGGTAAACATCaggggatctctcgagataccgtcccgtagtcccaaaataaatatacaggtagaactcccgaggtactgtctcgtagtctcaaaagtatatatacagggagaactctcgaggtaccgcctcgtagtctcaaaagtaaataagcagggagaactctcgaggaaccgtctcgtagtctcaaaagtaaatgtacatggaaaattcccgaggtaccgcctcgtaatctcaaaagtaaacacacagctcaaaccaataaatacaacaaatagtaagatttctacagttatactgataaagaacaaggaaaaacagaaaatcaactaggcatgcttcacagagttcaaataagccgttaaagcacgtagacatgtgatattagactaaacaagataactacacctattggaatagctcaattaagaatgaaaacagactaatactcatttaaacggtataactcaaatgaaaggggaaacatgttgctactcagtaaaataaatcgggttttacaacaaatagcccgtgtacgtactcgtcacctcacgtacacggtgctcacatatcacaacagtgccaaatcctaaggggattttcctcacacaaggttaggcaagccacttacctcgaaccaagctcaatcaatcagtaagaatgccctttcctcgattatccgactccgaatggcccaaatctagccaaaaataatttcataccataaatacaccTATATTATactaatttaattaatgaaatcaaggctttaacaagaatttcaaaaatcgccctaaaaagccTCCCGGGtctacgtctcggaatcgggtaaaagtcacaaaatatgaacaaccattcactcacgagttcactcgtaccaaaattatccaaatccgttatcaaaatctcaatcaaaatccaaaaccttagttgaagaactttttcccattttttccaaatttccacCCAAATCCGatattaaaagatgaatttaGTGATAGATTAGTGGAGTATAACCATAAAtgggttaagaatcgttacccaaaagcttcctctgaaaatctcccaaattatcgcctcaatccgagctcccaaagacccaaaatgaaaatgagatcaaaccctcgaaattgatcttttctgcccagctattctgcatctgcggactactagtcgcacctgcggaaaaatcccTTGCAagtgcggaaatgacttaaggggctgggtccgcatctgcgagcaagGGGTCGCACTTGCACGCCCGCTTCTGCGAAACCTCACGCTCCAGGCCCCGTCCGCTTCTGTGCTCCATCTTCCGTACCTGCGGTCTcccaaccgcaggtgcaaaaacaccagaaaccagaaatTTCAGCAAAAACACAAGTCcaattttcgatccgttaagcatctgaaatatacctgaggcccccaggacctcaaccaaagataccaacaagtcctaaaacaccatacgaacttagtcgagccctcaaatcacatcaaacaacgctagaaacacaaatcaccctccgattcaaacttaatgaacttgaaacttccaaattctacaaccgatgccgaaacttatcaaaccacgtccgattgaccccaaattttgcacacaggtcataatcaacattacggacatactccaacttccggaatcggaatccgaccccgatatcaaaaagtccactatcggtcaaaatcttcaaaaattcgactttcgccatttcaagcctaaatgagctatagacctccaaaacaaaatTCGGACACGCCTTAAGCCCAaaatacccaacggagctaacagaactccatttcggagtcgtcttcacacaattctgaCTACGATAAAAAAATTCTAAGACTcaagcttccgtttagggactaagtgtcccaataaTACTCCGAAACCAACAACAAacctctcggcaagtcacataagcagtaAAAAGATACGgaggaagcagttaataggggatcggggctattactctcaaaatgaccggtcagatcgttacaaTCTATTagtaaatatataaatatttaattacgaattttgagTTTAATGACAAATTCAAAATCCATGAACTTCAAATTTTAGTTCCGGCAATATAGATGGCAAGCTGCCTTTGAGCCCATTCAGACTGCTTTTTGTTGAGcttgttttcttttttgatgcgtgtgaaatgaatatattgtcgGAATATCTGTTACGTACGTGAGACGGCAAACCTCTCATTCTGTACTTAATCCTTTTATTTTCATGTTCCTTTCATACCAAAAAGGACGTATCTGAATGGTTTTTGTTTTAGGTACAATTTTATCAATCTTTGATGAGTGATTGACTGATTGTAACATACTAATTGCCTAGTTGATGGTAGCAATTTACATATTACTATCAATACTTATTTATATGACATATTAAAGACATTATTGTAGAcaaattttttcttaaatttcaatgTTTCCTACATATGCTAGATAAAATAAATTTGTTCAAATGAGGGAACTTTTGCTCTTTATCTTTTCCTATACTGTTAATCATGGTGTAAAAGTAGGAATATGTATTGATTAGAAGCAAGTTCCCACTTCACTAAAGTATTAGTACTGTAATTTTTTTTCTGCTATTATATCGATGTCCAATATTCTCTTTGTGGCTCGAATAATTTGAATTTGCACGAAATAGTACATGATCACTAATAATATAGATTCGCGTCGAAATATCCCTCTTAATAATTAGTAATGGGTCAGAGGCAAAATGAAGCAATAGGTGAACGACGGATCGAAAAGCTCGATTGGAAGGAATAGACGAAGAAATGATCTGTCCTACATAAGACCATATTTTGGAGGTTTGAATGCATTTACTATAATTAAGTCGTAATTTTGTATGGTTATtacataaataaattaaaaacccCTAAAAATATTGACAATCTATTTAATTTAAGCGTACCTATTGCAAGGCCTACTAAATTAAATGCGTAATTCATTTCGGGTCGCAATCCACATTAAAGAAATCCAACTGCCATTCGGACATTTTCTGTTTCTGATTCAGAACTGTAAatgcaaaaatagaaaaaagaaaagagaaatctGCCAAAGCTGTAGCTTGTGGACTGCCTCAATTATCTGATCATGGACGCCTCCTTTCTCCTTTGTCTTTGTTAAATTCTCCATTTTTCTTCCTTTGCCAGAATTTGCCAGAATATCCCCTACTCTTGGAAATTACCAATCTGAGAGTAGGGGGACAGAGAATTGTACACAGACCTATAATTCCcctatcaaaaattcaaaatgggTGCCTCTTCATCAGTTCCACAAAAATCAATTCATGAATTCACTGTCAAGGTGATAATTTTTACCACCTCCTGTTCATTTTTCTCAGGCATAATCATTCTCGTATGTTGGATTTCCTTTTTGTTCCCCTTTTTTCttattcttgttttttttttgtgtgtaaaATTGGTGGGGTTGTTTCCACTTTCCAATATACAGGATTGCAAAGGAAAGGATGTAGACCTCAGCATCTACAATGGAAAAGTGCTTCTTGTCGTCAATGTTGCTTCCAAATGGTCTCCActtttcctttttcccttttttctgtATACAAGTTTTAAACTCaagtttcttcttttttctttttcacgaTAGTTTTTTGTATTATTCTTGATGATATGAAGTCCTTGGACATATGGTGATGTTGATCATGTTTGTTGAAACAGTGGGTTCACAAACTCCAACTATACCCAATTGACTGAACTCCACAACAAATACAAGGATAAAGGTAACTTTACTCAGATTGTTAAGATTAGTTACTGCCTTATACATGATCACATGTTCATATTATTAAATATACAACATGGCTCATTAATTGTATCTGGAGTTGGTACTTTTTGAGGTATTTTGTGACTGTGCATATTccatcatatttattttaattgaaatttaGGCTTTGAGGTCTTGGCTTTTCCTTGCAACCAATTCTTGAAGCAAGAGCCTGGTACAAGTGAGGAAGCACAACAATTTGCTTGCACAAGATTCAAGGCAGAATATCCCATTTTCCAAAAGGTAAGATAACATAACTGATAAATTTTGATAATTGAGGCCTTTTTATCTAATGACATGGATTTAGTTATTGTTACAATTAGACTGATGCTCTTAGTGGTCTCTCGGGTGAAAGAAGCAGCTCACAGTCTTCTCTATTATGCTGAAAAAGTACAAATATAAAGAGCACAGTTCAATTTAACCGTAGTACGTGTAAAAAAC is drawn from Nicotiana tabacum cultivar K326 chromosome 22, ASM71507v2, whole genome shotgun sequence and contains these coding sequences:
- the LOC107812623 gene encoding putative glutathione peroxidase 5; the protein is MGASSSVPQKSIHEFTVKDCKGKDVDLSIYNGKVLLVVNVASKCGFTNSNYTQLTELHNKYKDKGFEVLAFPCNQFLKQEPGTSEEAQQFACTRFKAEYPIFQKVRVNGPDAAPVYQFLKSNKGGFLGSSIKWNFTKFLIDKEGKVIKRYGSTTTPLAIEADIQKALGEV